Proteins co-encoded in one Neodiprion lecontei isolate iyNeoLeco1 chromosome 3, iyNeoLeco1.1, whole genome shotgun sequence genomic window:
- the LOC107227741 gene encoding uncharacterized protein LOC107227741 yields the protein MGDTSNRGKYTNPEGSATWEYLSTVGCALLTFCIGCICGWSSPSLAILRKPDSPITLSDEDASTMSALTAIGHMLAPAIIILTTDRLGRRISLLASGLPMLICFGLIIAAKDSSVILLGRFFGGISLGFGTAVVPMYLGEIASPKLRGAIGITISTTISGGSLFMSIIGPYLSLKTTAYVTLSFGIAALGGLWFVPESPYFLVMVGKMKEAERTLEKLRGKTDVSEEMNLIKKTIGFENNAGKGWERRRNKPNLNVINALKQLVTVSKNLKALIINFLFIFVSHFGGCTIILVYGQIIFADMKTAIPGHVCYIILVILQFISTFLTVFIVDRIGRRPLIFISGTISGTCFLIVGVYFWLMEYGHMDVVSYSMIPFCALLAGMGTLSIGILPVTLVVQSETLDTDIKAIATSLLGVGSGLLAAITLKYYLMIATVWNFGHSVPFTVFALCIWFSTALILKLLPETKGRTFLEIQRNLAKIGDLAPNQTNITLISMMSRDSDRGRYSTPEGSPIWEYFSTASCAMLFFAIGFVPGWNAPTLNMLQKPGSPITINGSDVSNISAAMGFGYMFAPTLTVLITDKLGKKKSLLITIAVTSINWGLIAIAQTVNVLIVARFISGFAMGMILGIAPMYLGEVASVKIRGAIGMVCSVTMNAGILFTFVVVPYLSVRMVAYISLTLITLAAMCILFIPESPYFLAMVGRIAEAEVVLEKLRGKSDVTEELDLIKNTVTDMDKGAKKLNKGNEPRAPKTFGIFEQIKQIVTVPGNRKAFFINLLVMIWMEFGGYIVIMIFCTFLFDAMHSKISSYTSTIILSACQLVSNIFTAFVIDRVGRRPLIGISGVLSGACLMIITVYYFLMEYTGIDPSPYSTLAVCAMYVNIIMLSIGLVPLQTILMSETIASEVKTLVSNIIISMGGLLGSAAMMFYKQTSEIWGLGNSVPFFVFTITTWFTTMAIMMLLPETKVATLAFVFGQMMGWNAPSVVELRARNSTFQITDEQESTLGASMAIGQSIAPPFGIFIFGSIGSKTGILISAIPVAVSWMVILLAKNITVLIVARIISGFGVGLSMCVIPMYTGEVLSKHLRGTLGAITIVMYNVGMLFILATGPYFGIQISALIGLILSIAFFVSFWFAPESPYFLVKVGKIEAAEAALEKLRGKTDVTDEIALIKATIEHKGKTLRETNVREKSVSSKKLNAFQQLFTIRGNIKAFGISMTLSIMAHFSGISGLTNYCNYIFTDMGSKVDVKNSVTLFGVIQVISGIVTIAIVNRIGRRPLLFISAAISSFCLLVIAGYFFLLDHMGLDMKPYYIIPFGTVFIYVMAVNVSVLTVPGIIISEIFATDVKSLASCLYSMLGGMMGFISLKAYMFIYKTLDLGQSVPFFIYALMTIICLIPLVRLLPETRGKTFLEIQKKLNA from the exons ATGGGAGACACTTCGAACAGAGGCAAATACACCAATCCCGAAGGCTCAGCTACGTGGGAGTACCTATCGACCGTGGGAT GTGCCCTCCTTACATTTTGTATCGGTTGCATATGCGGTTGGAGTTCACCGAGCTTGGCCATACTGAGGAAGCCCGATTCGCCAATCACCCTCAGTGACGAGGACGCGTCTACTATGTCAGCCTTAACTGCTATAGGTCACATGCTGGCGCCCGCAATAATCATTCTGACGACTGACAGACTTGGCCGAAGAATCAGCCTGCTGGCTTCTGGTCTCCCAATGTTGATCTGCTTCGGGCTCATCATAGCTGCCAAAGATTCCTCG GTAATCTTGTtgggaagatttttcggtggTATTTCCCTTGGCTTCGGGACGGCCGTTGTACCGATGTATCTCGGTGAAATTGCGTCACCCAAGTTACGAGGGGCGATAGGAATCACCATAAGCACAACGATATCCGGCGGGTCACTGTTCATGTCCATTATCGGGCCGTATCTGTCATTAAAAACTACGGCTTACGTGACATTGAGCTTCGGTATTGCCGCTTTGGGCGGCTTGTGGTTCGTTCCAGAGTCCCCGTACTTTCTTGTGATGGTTGGTAAGATGAAGGAAGCAGAGCGCACCCTGGAGAAGCTTCGCGGTAAGACGGATGTCTCGGAAGAGATGAACCTGATCAAGAAAACCATCGGTTTCGAGAATAACGCTGGGAAGGGAtgggaaagaagaagaaataaaccAAACCTAAATGTAATCAACGCCCTTAAGCAGCTCGTCACAgtgtcgaaaaatttgaaagcacTCATAATTAACTTTCTATTTATATTTGTATCGCATTTTGGTGGATGTACGATCATATTGGTATACGGGCAGATAATATTCGCGGACATGAAAACTGCCATCCCCGGTCACGTATGCTATATCATACTTGTTATCCTCCAGTTCATCAGCACCTTTCTGACTGTGTTCATCGTTGACAGAATTGGTCGGAGGCCTCTCATCTTTATCTCGGGCACAATTAGTGGCACTTGCTTCCTTATTGTCGGTGTCTACTTCTGGCTCATGGAGTACGGTCACATGGACGTTGTTTCGTACTCGATGATCCCTTTCTGCGCCTTGCTAGCTGGAATGGGTACTTTGAGCATTGGTATACTGCCAGTGACGTTAGTCGTACAGTCCGAAACGCTCGACACCGATATCAAGGCAATTGCAACCTCCTTGCTAGGTGTTGGCAGTGGATTGCTGGCGGCCATTACTTTAAAATACTACCTCATGATTGCAACGGTCTGGAACTTCGGTCACTCGGTACCCTTCACTGTTTTTGCCTTATGCATCTGGTTCTCCACAGCACTCATACTAAAACTACTTCCTGAAACGAAAGGCCGAACCTTCCTCGAGATCCAAAGAAACCTGGCC AAAATCGGAGACCTTGCGCCGAACCAAACCAATATCACGCTAATTTCCATGATGAGCAGGGACTCGGACAGAGGGAGATACTCAACTCCTGAGGGGTCACCAATCTGGGAGTACTTCTCAACCGCATCTT GCGCCATGTTATTTTTTGCCATTGGATTTGTGCCAGGATGGAATGCACCGACCCTAAACATGCTTCAGAAACCGGGCTCTCCAATAACCATCAATGGTTCGGACGTATCTAATATATCAGCCGCAATGGGTTTCGGTTACATGTTTGCTCCTACACTCACCGTACTGATCACTGACAAGCTTGGCAAGAAAAAGTCTCTTCTAATTACCATCGCAGTAACGAGCATCAACTGGGGGTTGATTGCAATCGCTCAAACCGTTAAT GTTCTAATCGTGGCGAGATTCATCAGTGGTTTCGCGATGGGCATGATTCTGGGCATCGCACCTATGTACCTCGGGGAAGTAGCTTCAGTGAAAATTCGCGGAGCAATAGGAATGGTCTGCAGTGTGACGATGAACGCTGGCATACTATTCACCTTCGTTGTGGTACCGTACCTGTCCGTACGAATGGTAGCTTATATATCCCTGACTTTGATCACCTTGGCCGCGATGTGTATCCTGTTCATCCCCGAGTCCCCGTACTTTCTTGCAATGGTTGGCAGGATCGCGGAAGCCGAGGTCGTTCTGGAAAAGCTTCGCGGTAAATCGGACGTGACAGAGGAACTGGATCTGATAAAGAATACCGTCACCGATATGGACAAAGGTGCGAAGAAGCTGAATAAGGGCAACGAGCCAAGGGCACCAAAGACATTTGGCATCTTCGAGCAAATCAAGCAAATCGTCACTGTACCTGGTAACCGAAAagcattttttatcaacttgtTGGTTATGATATGGATGGAGTTCGGTGGTTACATCGTTATCATGATATTTTGCACGTTTCTATTCGATGCGATGCACTCTAAGATTTCCTCCTATACGTCGACGATCATTCTCAGTGCGTGTCAACTCGTTTCCAATATCTTCACGGCCTTCGTGATAGACAGAGTCGGGCGCAGGCCTCTGATCGGTATTTCAGGGGTTCTAAGCGGCGCTTGCCTCATGATCATCACTGTGTACTATTTCCTGATGGAATACACTGGAATAGACCCCTCTCCGTACTCAACTTTGGCCGTTTGCGCGATGTACGTCAACATAATCATGTTGAGCATCGGTCTGGTACCACTGCAGACGATCCTCATGAGCGAGACAATTGCTTCTGAAGTCAAAACGCTGGTGAGCAACATAATCATCTCGATGGGCGGCCTACTCGGTTCCGCTGCGATGATGTTTTACAAACAGACTTCGGAAATCTGGGGATTAGGCAACTCTGTGCCTTTTTTTGTCTTTACCATCACTACTTGGTTCACCACGATGGCCATCATGATGTTGCTACCCGAAACGAAAG TTGCGACGTTGGCTTTCGTCTTTGGCCAAATGATGGGATGGAATGCGCCCAGCGTGGTGGAACTCAGGGCTCGAAATTCGACATTCCAAATAACAGATGAACAGGAATCCACTTTGGGGGCATCAATGGCGATAGGTCAATCAATAGCACCTCCATTCGGCATATTCATATTCGGCAGTATCGGCAGTAAAACTGGTATACTGATTTCTGCGATTCCAGTAGCCGTGAGCTGGATGGTGATTCTACTGGCCAAAAATATTACG GTCTTAATTGTGGCAAGGATAATAAGTGGATTCGGGGTGGGTCTATCGATGTGCGTGATTCCCATGTACACCGGTGAAGTTTTATCGAAACATTTACGCGGCACGCTGGGCGCCATCACAATAGTCATGTACAACGTTGGGATGCTCTTCATTCTCGCAACCGGACCATACTTTGGAATTCAAATCTCAGCATTGATCGGCCTTATTTTGAGTATAGCCTTCTTCGTTAGTTTCTGGTTTGCCCCGGAGTCCCCGTACTTTCTCGTCAAAGTTGGCAAGATTGAGGCAGCTGAAGCAGCCCTCGAAAAACTTCGCGGGAAAACGGACGTGACGGATGAGATTGCACTGATCAAAGCCACGATCGAGCATAAGGGAAAGACTTTGCGAGAAACAAACGTACGTGAGAAAAGTGtttcttcgaaaaaattgaatgcgtTTCAGCAACTTTTCACAATTCGTGGGAATATCAAGGCGTTCGGTATTTCGATGACATTGTCGATAATGGCGCACTTCTCTGGAATTTCGGGGTTAACAAACTACTGTAACTATATTTTCACGGACATGGGTTCTAAGGTGGATGTGAAAAATAGCGTAACATTGTTTGGTGTTATTCAAGTAATCAGCGGCATCGTAACTATAGCCATCGTCAATAGGATCGGGCGCAGGCCATTACTCTTTATCTCAGCCGCAATCAGCTCATTTTGTCTTCTTGTAATCGCCGGTTACTTTTTTCTCTTGGATCACATGGGCCTGGACATGAAGCCATACTATATAATCCCGTTCGGCACTGTCTTCATCTACGTGATGGCTGTGAACGTCAGTGTCCTCACTGTTCCCGGGATCATAATATCCGAGATATTCGCCACTGACGTCAAATCACTCGCCTCCTGCTTGTACTCCATGTTAGGTGGAATGATGGGATTTATTTCTCTCAAAGCCTACATGTTCATTTATAAGACTTTGGATCTGGGTCAGTCAGtgccatttttcatttacgcGTTGATGACAATCATCTGCTTAATACCTCTCGTGCGTTTGCTTCCCGAAACGAGAGGCAAGACTTTCTTAGAAATCCAAAAGAAACTGAACGCTTAA